In Reichenbachiella agarivorans, one genomic interval encodes:
- the rplV gene encoding 50S ribosomal protein L22, with protein sequence MEAVAKLNNVPTSPRKMRVVADLVRGQRVNNALNILKFEAKQGADRIEKLLLSAISNWEIKNEDAKLEEADLYVKSIFVDSGRILKRLRPAPQGRAHRIRKRSNHVTVIVDSFKASEGKQESNTENSEN encoded by the coding sequence ATGGAAGCTGTAGCAAAATTAAATAATGTACCAACTTCGCCTCGAAAAATGAGGGTAGTAGCTGATTTGGTAAGAGGCCAAAGAGTGAACAACGCTTTGAATATATTGAAGTTTGAAGCTAAGCAAGGTGCTGATAGAATAGAGAAATTATTACTTTCTGCGATCTCAAATTGGGAGATTAAGAATGAAGATGCCAAGCTAGAAGAGGCCGATCTATATGTGAAGTCAATCTTCGTAGATAGTGGCAGAATCTTGAAGAGATTGAGACCTGCTCCGCAAGGTAGAGCTCATAGAATCAGAAAGAGATCAAATCACGTAACAGTGATCGTTGATAGCTTCAAAGCTTCAGAAGGTAAGCAAGAAAGTAACACTGAAAATTCAGAAAACTAA
- the rpsS gene encoding 30S ribosomal protein S19: protein MGRSLKKGPYIDFRLESKVDTMNDSGKKAVIKTWSRRSMISPDFVGHTFAVHNGNKFIPVFVTENMVGHKLGEFAPTRNFRGHINKKDKKR from the coding sequence ATGGGAAGATCATTAAAAAAAGGACCTTATATAGATTTTAGACTGGAAAGTAAGGTCGATACGATGAATGATTCTGGCAAGAAGGCCGTAATCAAGACTTGGTCTAGAAGATCTATGATATCTCCAGACTTTGTAGGACACACTTTCGCTGTGCACAATGGGAACAAATTTATCCCTGTATTTGTGACAGAGAACATGGTAGGACACAAATTGGGTGAATTCGCTCCAACGCGTAACTTCAGAGGTCACATCAACAAGAAGGATAAAAAGAGATAA